From Acipenser ruthenus chromosome 23, fAciRut3.2 maternal haplotype, whole genome shotgun sequence, the proteins below share one genomic window:
- the LOC131699745 gene encoding transcription factor Gibbin-like isoform X2, with amino-acid sequence MKKDRKPQTRACTPLPRACTPLPSLERSPEGGCNSLDPPKSPELACQGSWTNQQSLLPPEGCNGDPCPLPLPSSPLGMPDSPDPCLLYGIKQPPARGHPSSLDQLEAFVETQETVEVLEENQDRELKSFHSSALLSSGRSSMDSILTLLQRKCGNGRINLCPVVQLIDITKDLGRLSRGLQTSSVRLDCGGWSEGGSGGEELLGESGGESTELLYSFHSTPSLANGIRSPGERLHKRPRIGPKGRRQHLLQWQLELQKPTEIERPPQSEGPKTSPEPEPEPEPEAEPARVAHDPSPVRLEVPSEIQAPPEPLPYKLPLSPATSQQVTPECHPNTAVTTTPSTAAPAETVSTPPESQQSSTERGQNPSASTPDRERKYALRSSDRPKIPCHLRKSSRLRRALEEVHKDIKETTPKEETVEMPEKTPKPKEVEAAGEKEEVCEEKKPPGLESFEALPRFPTLSEGSVREGSSTTRGRRKGKCVGIRKIVVKVARIPVNMSRRHKSYKISSMETPAQQDRAGETEGGEGPQREPTALLKMKNNGKNVMVMFPPGKLPVILKRRRGRPPKQVPPGQSDPKEVKTEEGKKPRRRRRVKLPSPQPSYANDTNDAKTDYGDVLSKLAFLNREPPTTGRCSPPRCSTPSEPETLQQPLDTPNISSLLQRLQGFRRRGGRAGCMGGRGGLAGSAESFKRSFSDFFETIGKKRKTPTSDPDHPRKRGKAALGDPSSIPSAEKVFRKRRPRKNGVLKEPGAHQDSEWASGNGWASRTDGRPSQADFGYQKVALPRGFAPCDPGKVGYYPSQAQGNPESQGLCAGYFRSLLDSDDSSDLLDCSLSSSSGASGRAESRKVPRCYEAGNPTQTQRWCPGYPKRGPKASPSNCEGPSQTSNPPRPPYSHGGNYNLSQTSPTSFQKLVPPLSLSRSPSSPHPSGSFPQYSGYGSGSQSNLQPLKQYEGQRTADCSFPYAGSGNSKALQASPSSSSHVGYSGHQGTNPLGKSLYGGFPSPGAASPGSFMLTKNTANSFPLSPESCRQYSQWGHRPSYPGSGNTEAFGLQYLSSFDYSACTEPKDILDISNYTPQKAKQRSFSETFSESSSDSSHFGQPGAAGSCKLQDHPASGEGQSSLSSLEKLMMDWNESSSGPSYSWNQSVLFQGGSKPGRGRRKRTDAQGESCLLGFPPVSTPSSSSSPIPGTKRSATGARQPRGSRGAFPSCRRDRAALVKPKAQKPAAQASAMPLYQDSPNLVVDYYSGDSSSMSPLSSQSQSMGLGEREQCGYSSPYSVNPPTPSSSEDKFLQMFHSEAACLSPVMGLQPDPKPFHAAPTKPLHPYAGPPKAFSPSCSPTLAFNKDNPLPCDFRRLLPCAAQSPHRASKDLPGSQYDSPTYSSSSYWYQQPSDSLSGSPHHYDKREEFVERTGAAGSPQILNPISLGRTEKEKEVENEALEMGRPHRPAAAATTHSSSSYPPALELNSHPSASEPGFHLPPESFQHRYPPLQSQGQTGLWPPPHREVLSHLLDQHTEDLFTVTSL; translated from the coding sequence ATGAAGAAGGACAGAAAGCCACAAACCAGGGCGTGCACCCCCCTCCCCAGGGCATGCACCCCCCTCCCCAGCCTGGAGCGGAGCCCCGAGGGGGGATGCAACTCCCTCGACCCACCAAAGAGTCCCGAGCTGGCCTGCCAGGGAAGCTGGACCAACCAGCAGTCTCTGCTCCCTCCAGAGGGGTGCAACGGAGACCCCTGCCCCTTACCCTTGCCCTCTAGCCCCCTGGGAATGCCTGACAGCCCCGACCCCTGCCTGTTGTACGGGATTAAACAACCCCCAGCTAGGGGGCACCCCTCTTCTTTAGATCAGCTGGAAGCATTTGTGGAAACCCAGGAGACAGTGGAGGTGCTGGAAGAGAATCAGGACAGAGAGCTAAAGAGCTTCCACAGCTCGGCTCTGCTCTCCTCGGGCAGGAGCAGCATGGACAGCATCCTGACACTGCTGCAGAGGAAGTGCGGGAACGGGAGAATCAACCTGTGCCCTGTGGTGCAGCTCATAGACATCACCAAGGACCTGGGCAGGCTCTCCAGGGGCCTGCAGACCAGCAGCGTGAGACTGGACTGCGGGGGCTGGAGCGAGGGGGGCAGCGGTGGGGAGGAGCTGCtgggagagagtggaggggagagCACAGAACTGCTCTACAGCTTCCACTCCACACCCTCACTGGCCAACGGCATCCGCAGCCCTGGGGAGAGGCTGCACAAGAGACCCAGGATCGGGCCCAAAGGACGGAGGCAGCACCTGCTTCAATGGCAGCTTGAACTCCAGAAGCCAACTGAGATAGAACGACCCCCGCAGAGCGAGGGACCCAAGACGTccccagaaccagaaccagaaccagagccAGAAGCAGAGCCAGCAAGGGTAGCACATGATCCTTCCCCGGTCCGTTTAGAAGTGCCCAGTGAGATCCAAGCCCCTCCTGAGCCTCTCCCGTACAAGTTGCCCCTTTCCCCAGCCACCAGCCAGCAGGTCACCCCAGAATGCCATCCCAATACTGCCGTTACCACCACACCTAGCACTGCTGCCCCTGCAGAAACAGTCAGCACCCCCCCAGAGAGCCAGCAGAGCTCCACAGAGAGGGGGCAGAATCCCTCCGCCTCGACCCCCGACCGAGAGAGGAAGTACGCGCTCAGGAGCTCAGACAGGCCAAAGATCCCGTGCCATCTGAGGAAGTCTTCACGGCTGAGACGGGCATTGGAAGAGGTTCACAAGGACATTAAGGAGACAACCCCCAAAGAGGAGACTGTAGAAATGCCAGAAAAGACTCCCAAACCCAAGGAGGTTGAAGCAGCAGGAGAAAAGGAGGAGGTGTGCGAGGAGAAAAAGCCCCCAGGATTGGAAAGCTTTGAGGCTCTCCCCAGGTTTCCTACGTTGAGTGAAGGGTCTGTGAGGGAAGGGTCCTCGACTACCCGAGGCAGGCGGAAAGGAAAGTGCGTGGGCATCCGGAAGATTGTGGTGAAGGTCGCCCGCATCCCAGTGAACATGAGCCGGCGCCACAAGAGCTACAAGATCTCTTCCATGGAGACCCCCGCGCAGCAGGACAGGGCTGGGGAAACAGAGGGCGGGGAGGGACCCCAGCGGGAGCCCACAGCGttactgaaaatgaaaaacaatggcAAGAATGTGATGGTGATGTTCCCCCCAGGGAAGCTGCCAGTGATCCTGAAGAGGCGGCGTGGGCGTCCACCCAAACAGGTTCCGCCCGGGCAGTCGGACCCCAAAGAGGTCAAGACAGAGGAGGGGAAGAAGCCACGGCGTCGCCGCAGGGTCAAGCTGCCCTCTCCTCAGCCCTCCTATGCAAATGACACCAACGACGCCAAGACCGACTACGGAGATGTCCTCTCCAAACTGGCCTTCCTCAACCGGGAGCCGCCCACCACCGGCCGCTGCTCCCCTCCCCGCTGCTCCACCCCCAGCGAGCCGGAGACCCTTCAGCAGCCTCTCGACACCCCCAACATCTCCTCCCTGCTGCAGAGGCTGCAAGGCTTCCGTCGGCGAGGAGGCAGGGCGGGTTGcatgggaggaagaggggggCTGGCTGGGTCTGCCGAGTCCTTCAAGAGATCTTTCAGTGACTTCTTCGAGACTATTGGGAAAAAGCGGAAAACGCCGACCTCCGACCCTGATCACCCCCGCAAGAGGGGCAAGGCTGCGCTGGGGGACCCCAGCAGCATTCCTTCAGCTGAGAAAGTGTTTCGCAAGAGACGCCCTCGAAAGAACGGAGTCCTGAAGGAGCCTGGAGCACACCAGGATTCGGAGTGGGCCAGCGGGAATGGCTGGGCTTCCAGAACAGATGGGCGGCCAAGCCAAGCAGACTTCGGATACCAAAAAGTGGCTTTGCCTCGGGGCTTTGCGCCATGCGATCCTGGGAAAGTAGGCTACTACCCGTCTCAAGCTCAAGGCAACCCCGAATCTCAAGGGCTGTGCGCCGGGTATTTCCGCTCCCTCCTGGACTCCGATGACTCTTCCGACTTGTTGGATTGCTCTTTGTCTTCATCGTCAGGAGCATCGGGACGCGCTGAATCCCGCAAGGTTCCCAGGTGTTATGAAGCTGGGAACCCCACACAGACCCAGCGGTGGTGTCCTGGCTACCCCAAGAGGGGCCCCAAAGCCAGCCCATCAAACTGTGAAGGCCCCTCCCAGACCTCCAACCCGCCAAGGCCTCCCTATTCACATGGTGGCAACTACAATCTCTCTCAGACCTCGCCTACGTCCTTCCAGAAGCTCGTTCCACCACTCTCCCTCTCCAGGTCCCCCAGCTCCCCACACCCTTCTGGAAGTTTCCCCCAGTACAGTGGCTATGGCTCTGGGTCCCAGTCTAATCTCCAGCCATTGAAGCAGTATGAGGGCCAGAGGACAGCTGACTGCAGCTTCCCATACGCTGGCAGTGGCAACAGCAAGGCACTCCAGGCATCCCCAAGCAGCTCTTCTCATGTCGGCTACTCCGGCCACCAAGGCACCAATCCTTTGGGCAAGTCCTTGTATGGTGGCTTCCCAAGCCCTGGGGCAGCATCTCCTGGTAGCTTCATGCTGACGAAGAACACAGCCAACTCCTTCCCCTTGTCTCCCGAAAGCTGCAGGCAGTACTCCCAGTGGGGGCACCGGCCCAGCTACCCAGGGAGTGGGAACACGGAGGCTTTCGGGCTGCAGTACCTCAGTTCTTTCGACTACAGCGCCTGCACCGAGCCCAAAGACATCCTGGATATCTCCAACTACACGCCTCAGAAGGCCAAGCAGCGCTCCTTCTCAGAGACCTTCTCAGAGTCCTCTTCGGACAGCTCTCACTTTGGGCAGCCGGGGGCGGCTGGGTCTTGCAAGCTGCAGGACCACCCTGCCTCTGGCGAGGGACAGTCCAGCCTGTCCAGCCTGGAGAAGCTGATGATGGACTGGAATGAGAGCTCCTCAGGCCCCTCCTACAGCTGGAACCAGAGCGTCCTCTTCCAGGGGGGTTCCAAACCTGGGCGGGGGAGGCGGAAAAGGACTGATGCCCAGGGAGAGAGCTGCCTTCTGGGCTTCCCACCAGTCTCCACTCCCTCCAGCTCATCTTCTCCCATTCCTGGCACCAAAAGGAGCGCCACTGGGGCCAGGCAGCCCAGGGGGTCTCGTGGAGCCTTCCCTTCCTGCAGACGGGACCGTGCCGCTCTGGTGAAGCCCAAGGCTCAGAAACCAGCCGCCCAGGCTTCAGCAATGCCCCTCTACCAGGACAGCCCAAACCTCGTGGTGGACTATTACAGTGGAGACAGCAGTAGCATGTCCCCTCTGTCCTCGCAGTCCCAAAGCATGGGCCTGGGGGAGAGGGAGCAGTGCGGATACTCCAGCCCCTACTCAgtcaacccccccaccccctcctcctcagAGGACAAGTTTCTGCAGATGTTCCACAGCGAGGCCGCCTGTCTCTCCCCGGTCATGGGCTTACAGCCCGACCCCAAGCCCTTCCATGCAGCCCCTACCAAACCTCTGCACCCGTACGCAGGGCCTCCAAAGGCCTTTTCCCCCAGCTGCTCCCCAACCTTAGCCTTCAACAAGGACAACCCCCTGCCCTGTGACTTCCGAAGGCTCCTGCCTTGCGCTGCTCAGAGTCCCCACCGAGCCAGCAAGGACCTCCCTGGATCCCAGTATGACTCCCCCACCTACAGCAGCTCCTCTTACTGGTACCAGCAGCCAAGCGACTCCTTGTCCGGCAGCCCACACCACTACGACAAGCGGGAGGAGTTTGTGGAACGGACCGGTGCAGCGGGTAGCCCGCAGATCCTCAATCCCATCTCCCTGGGCAGgacagagaaagagaaggaggttGAGAACGAGGCCCTGGAGATGGGGAGGCCACACAGGCCAGCTGCTGCTGCCACCACCCACTCCTCCTCTTCTTATCCCCCCGCTCTGGAACTGAACTCCCATCCGTCTGCTAGTGAGCCCGGCTTCCACCTGCCGCCGGAGAGTTTCCAGCACCGCTACCCCCCCCTCCAGAGCCAGGGACAGACCGGCCTGTGGCCCCCCCCTCACAGAGAGGTCCTCAGCCACCTGCTGGACCAGCACACGGAGGACTTGTTCACTGTCACCAGCCTATAG
- the LOC131699745 gene encoding transcription factor Gibbin-like isoform X1, whose protein sequence is MLSVKVVRAADGSMNPSGKEEIQNIARTEPQQEGQVGSDDAVNSPQPDAGCRPVPVGGVLNGVFPAEQPTSPCVILREEEEEEEVEKGAGTGYQRRELARVRDIRCNGRTGTGEDPCISFLDSQAMKKDRKPQTRACTPLPRACTPLPSLERSPEGGCNSLDPPKSPELACQGSWTNQQSLLPPEGCNGDPCPLPLPSSPLGMPDSPDPCLLYGIKQPPARGHPSSLDQLEAFVETQETVEVLEENQDRELKSFHSSALLSSGRSSMDSILTLLQRKCGNGRINLCPVVQLIDITKDLGRLSRGLQTSSVRLDCGGWSEGGSGGEELLGESGGESTELLYSFHSTPSLANGIRSPGERLHKRPRIGPKGRRQHLLQWQLELQKPTEIERPPQSEGPKTSPEPEPEPEPEAEPARVAHDPSPVRLEVPSEIQAPPEPLPYKLPLSPATSQQVTPECHPNTAVTTTPSTAAPAETVSTPPESQQSSTERGQNPSASTPDRERKYALRSSDRPKIPCHLRKSSRLRRALEEVHKDIKETTPKEETVEMPEKTPKPKEVEAAGEKEEVCEEKKPPGLESFEALPRFPTLSEGSVREGSSTTRGRRKGKCVGIRKIVVKVARIPVNMSRRHKSYKISSMETPAQQDRAGETEGGEGPQREPTALLKMKNNGKNVMVMFPPGKLPVILKRRRGRPPKQVPPGQSDPKEVKTEEGKKPRRRRRVKLPSPQPSYANDTNDAKTDYGDVLSKLAFLNREPPTTGRCSPPRCSTPSEPETLQQPLDTPNISSLLQRLQGFRRRGGRAGCMGGRGGLAGSAESFKRSFSDFFETIGKKRKTPTSDPDHPRKRGKAALGDPSSIPSAEKVFRKRRPRKNGVLKEPGAHQDSEWASGNGWASRTDGRPSQADFGYQKVALPRGFAPCDPGKVGYYPSQAQGNPESQGLCAGYFRSLLDSDDSSDLLDCSLSSSSGASGRAESRKVPRCYEAGNPTQTQRWCPGYPKRGPKASPSNCEGPSQTSNPPRPPYSHGGNYNLSQTSPTSFQKLVPPLSLSRSPSSPHPSGSFPQYSGYGSGSQSNLQPLKQYEGQRTADCSFPYAGSGNSKALQASPSSSSHVGYSGHQGTNPLGKSLYGGFPSPGAASPGSFMLTKNTANSFPLSPESCRQYSQWGHRPSYPGSGNTEAFGLQYLSSFDYSACTEPKDILDISNYTPQKAKQRSFSETFSESSSDSSHFGQPGAAGSCKLQDHPASGEGQSSLSSLEKLMMDWNESSSGPSYSWNQSVLFQGGSKPGRGRRKRTDAQGESCLLGFPPVSTPSSSSSPIPGTKRSATGARQPRGSRGAFPSCRRDRAALVKPKAQKPAAQASAMPLYQDSPNLVVDYYSGDSSSMSPLSSQSQSMGLGEREQCGYSSPYSVNPPTPSSSEDKFLQMFHSEAACLSPVMGLQPDPKPFHAAPTKPLHPYAGPPKAFSPSCSPTLAFNKDNPLPCDFRRLLPCAAQSPHRASKDLPGSQYDSPTYSSSSYWYQQPSDSLSGSPHHYDKREEFVERTGAAGSPQILNPISLGRTEKEKEVENEALEMGRPHRPAAAATTHSSSSYPPALELNSHPSASEPGFHLPPESFQHRYPPLQSQGQTGLWPPPHREVLSHLLDQHTEDLFTVTSL, encoded by the exons ATGCTGGCTGCAGGCCGGTCCCAGTTGGGGGTGTGTTGAATGGGGTATTCCCGGCAGAGCAGCCCACTTCCCCCTGTGTGAttctgagagaggaggaggaggaggaggaggtggagaagGGTGCCGGGACTGGATATCAGCGCAGAGAGCTCGCCCGAGTCCG GGACATCAGGTGCAATGGGAGGACAGGCACAGGGGAAG ATCCCTGCATCAGCTTTCTGGACTCCCAAGCCATGAAGAAGGACAGAAAGCCACAAACCAGGGCGTGCACCCCCCTCCCCAGGGCATGCACCCCCCTCCCCAGCCTGGAGCGGAGCCCCGAGGGGGGATGCAACTCCCTCGACCCACCAAAGAGTCCCGAGCTGGCCTGCCAGGGAAGCTGGACCAACCAGCAGTCTCTGCTCCCTCCAGAGGGGTGCAACGGAGACCCCTGCCCCTTACCCTTGCCCTCTAGCCCCCTGGGAATGCCTGACAGCCCCGACCCCTGCCTGTTGTACGGGATTAAACAACCCCCAGCTAGGGGGCACCCCTCTTCTTTAGATCAGCTGGAAGCATTTGTGGAAACCCAGGAGACAGTGGAGGTGCTGGAAGAGAATCAGGACAGAGAGCTAAAGAGCTTCCACAGCTCGGCTCTGCTCTCCTCGGGCAGGAGCAGCATGGACAGCATCCTGACACTGCTGCAGAGGAAGTGCGGGAACGGGAGAATCAACCTGTGCCCTGTGGTGCAGCTCATAGACATCACCAAGGACCTGGGCAGGCTCTCCAGGGGCCTGCAGACCAGCAGCGTGAGACTGGACTGCGGGGGCTGGAGCGAGGGGGGCAGCGGTGGGGAGGAGCTGCtgggagagagtggaggggagagCACAGAACTGCTCTACAGCTTCCACTCCACACCCTCACTGGCCAACGGCATCCGCAGCCCTGGGGAGAGGCTGCACAAGAGACCCAGGATCGGGCCCAAAGGACGGAGGCAGCACCTGCTTCAATGGCAGCTTGAACTCCAGAAGCCAACTGAGATAGAACGACCCCCGCAGAGCGAGGGACCCAAGACGTccccagaaccagaaccagaaccagagccAGAAGCAGAGCCAGCAAGGGTAGCACATGATCCTTCCCCGGTCCGTTTAGAAGTGCCCAGTGAGATCCAAGCCCCTCCTGAGCCTCTCCCGTACAAGTTGCCCCTTTCCCCAGCCACCAGCCAGCAGGTCACCCCAGAATGCCATCCCAATACTGCCGTTACCACCACACCTAGCACTGCTGCCCCTGCAGAAACAGTCAGCACCCCCCCAGAGAGCCAGCAGAGCTCCACAGAGAGGGGGCAGAATCCCTCCGCCTCGACCCCCGACCGAGAGAGGAAGTACGCGCTCAGGAGCTCAGACAGGCCAAAGATCCCGTGCCATCTGAGGAAGTCTTCACGGCTGAGACGGGCATTGGAAGAGGTTCACAAGGACATTAAGGAGACAACCCCCAAAGAGGAGACTGTAGAAATGCCAGAAAAGACTCCCAAACCCAAGGAGGTTGAAGCAGCAGGAGAAAAGGAGGAGGTGTGCGAGGAGAAAAAGCCCCCAGGATTGGAAAGCTTTGAGGCTCTCCCCAGGTTTCCTACGTTGAGTGAAGGGTCTGTGAGGGAAGGGTCCTCGACTACCCGAGGCAGGCGGAAAGGAAAGTGCGTGGGCATCCGGAAGATTGTGGTGAAGGTCGCCCGCATCCCAGTGAACATGAGCCGGCGCCACAAGAGCTACAAGATCTCTTCCATGGAGACCCCCGCGCAGCAGGACAGGGCTGGGGAAACAGAGGGCGGGGAGGGACCCCAGCGGGAGCCCACAGCGttactgaaaatgaaaaacaatggcAAGAATGTGATGGTGATGTTCCCCCCAGGGAAGCTGCCAGTGATCCTGAAGAGGCGGCGTGGGCGTCCACCCAAACAGGTTCCGCCCGGGCAGTCGGACCCCAAAGAGGTCAAGACAGAGGAGGGGAAGAAGCCACGGCGTCGCCGCAGGGTCAAGCTGCCCTCTCCTCAGCCCTCCTATGCAAATGACACCAACGACGCCAAGACCGACTACGGAGATGTCCTCTCCAAACTGGCCTTCCTCAACCGGGAGCCGCCCACCACCGGCCGCTGCTCCCCTCCCCGCTGCTCCACCCCCAGCGAGCCGGAGACCCTTCAGCAGCCTCTCGACACCCCCAACATCTCCTCCCTGCTGCAGAGGCTGCAAGGCTTCCGTCGGCGAGGAGGCAGGGCGGGTTGcatgggaggaagaggggggCTGGCTGGGTCTGCCGAGTCCTTCAAGAGATCTTTCAGTGACTTCTTCGAGACTATTGGGAAAAAGCGGAAAACGCCGACCTCCGACCCTGATCACCCCCGCAAGAGGGGCAAGGCTGCGCTGGGGGACCCCAGCAGCATTCCTTCAGCTGAGAAAGTGTTTCGCAAGAGACGCCCTCGAAAGAACGGAGTCCTGAAGGAGCCTGGAGCACACCAGGATTCGGAGTGGGCCAGCGGGAATGGCTGGGCTTCCAGAACAGATGGGCGGCCAAGCCAAGCAGACTTCGGATACCAAAAAGTGGCTTTGCCTCGGGGCTTTGCGCCATGCGATCCTGGGAAAGTAGGCTACTACCCGTCTCAAGCTCAAGGCAACCCCGAATCTCAAGGGCTGTGCGCCGGGTATTTCCGCTCCCTCCTGGACTCCGATGACTCTTCCGACTTGTTGGATTGCTCTTTGTCTTCATCGTCAGGAGCATCGGGACGCGCTGAATCCCGCAAGGTTCCCAGGTGTTATGAAGCTGGGAACCCCACACAGACCCAGCGGTGGTGTCCTGGCTACCCCAAGAGGGGCCCCAAAGCCAGCCCATCAAACTGTGAAGGCCCCTCCCAGACCTCCAACCCGCCAAGGCCTCCCTATTCACATGGTGGCAACTACAATCTCTCTCAGACCTCGCCTACGTCCTTCCAGAAGCTCGTTCCACCACTCTCCCTCTCCAGGTCCCCCAGCTCCCCACACCCTTCTGGAAGTTTCCCCCAGTACAGTGGCTATGGCTCTGGGTCCCAGTCTAATCTCCAGCCATTGAAGCAGTATGAGGGCCAGAGGACAGCTGACTGCAGCTTCCCATACGCTGGCAGTGGCAACAGCAAGGCACTCCAGGCATCCCCAAGCAGCTCTTCTCATGTCGGCTACTCCGGCCACCAAGGCACCAATCCTTTGGGCAAGTCCTTGTATGGTGGCTTCCCAAGCCCTGGGGCAGCATCTCCTGGTAGCTTCATGCTGACGAAGAACACAGCCAACTCCTTCCCCTTGTCTCCCGAAAGCTGCAGGCAGTACTCCCAGTGGGGGCACCGGCCCAGCTACCCAGGGAGTGGGAACACGGAGGCTTTCGGGCTGCAGTACCTCAGTTCTTTCGACTACAGCGCCTGCACCGAGCCCAAAGACATCCTGGATATCTCCAACTACACGCCTCAGAAGGCCAAGCAGCGCTCCTTCTCAGAGACCTTCTCAGAGTCCTCTTCGGACAGCTCTCACTTTGGGCAGCCGGGGGCGGCTGGGTCTTGCAAGCTGCAGGACCACCCTGCCTCTGGCGAGGGACAGTCCAGCCTGTCCAGCCTGGAGAAGCTGATGATGGACTGGAATGAGAGCTCCTCAGGCCCCTCCTACAGCTGGAACCAGAGCGTCCTCTTCCAGGGGGGTTCCAAACCTGGGCGGGGGAGGCGGAAAAGGACTGATGCCCAGGGAGAGAGCTGCCTTCTGGGCTTCCCACCAGTCTCCACTCCCTCCAGCTCATCTTCTCCCATTCCTGGCACCAAAAGGAGCGCCACTGGGGCCAGGCAGCCCAGGGGGTCTCGTGGAGCCTTCCCTTCCTGCAGACGGGACCGTGCCGCTCTGGTGAAGCCCAAGGCTCAGAAACCAGCCGCCCAGGCTTCAGCAATGCCCCTCTACCAGGACAGCCCAAACCTCGTGGTGGACTATTACAGTGGAGACAGCAGTAGCATGTCCCCTCTGTCCTCGCAGTCCCAAAGCATGGGCCTGGGGGAGAGGGAGCAGTGCGGATACTCCAGCCCCTACTCAgtcaacccccccaccccctcctcctcagAGGACAAGTTTCTGCAGATGTTCCACAGCGAGGCCGCCTGTCTCTCCCCGGTCATGGGCTTACAGCCCGACCCCAAGCCCTTCCATGCAGCCCCTACCAAACCTCTGCACCCGTACGCAGGGCCTCCAAAGGCCTTTTCCCCCAGCTGCTCCCCAACCTTAGCCTTCAACAAGGACAACCCCCTGCCCTGTGACTTCCGAAGGCTCCTGCCTTGCGCTGCTCAGAGTCCCCACCGAGCCAGCAAGGACCTCCCTGGATCCCAGTATGACTCCCCCACCTACAGCAGCTCCTCTTACTGGTACCAGCAGCCAAGCGACTCCTTGTCCGGCAGCCCACACCACTACGACAAGCGGGAGGAGTTTGTGGAACGGACCGGTGCAGCGGGTAGCCCGCAGATCCTCAATCCCATCTCCCTGGGCAGgacagagaaagagaaggaggttGAGAACGAGGCCCTGGAGATGGGGAGGCCACACAGGCCAGCTGCTGCTGCCACCACCCACTCCTCCTCTTCTTATCCCCCCGCTCTGGAACTGAACTCCCATCCGTCTGCTAGTGAGCCCGGCTTCCACCTGCCGCCGGAGAGTTTCCAGCACCGCTACCCCCCCCTCCAGAGCCAGGGACAGACCGGCCTGTGGCCCCCCCCTCACAGAGAGGTCCTCAGCCACCTGCTGGACCAGCACACGGAGGACTTGTTCACTGTCACCAGCCTATAG